A stretch of the Bradyrhizobium arachidis genome encodes the following:
- a CDS encoding class II aldolase/adducin family protein, whose amino-acid sequence MQFRVSPNSLRNSLSEEQWQARVDLAAAHRLAYMHGFSEGIFNHLTLVVPGASDRYYQIPFGMHWSEVTASSFMEVGIDDGEVKSGEGEVERSCFCIHAPIHKALPKAKAVFHTHMPYASALTRLEDPRIKEIGQTEVGLSGLIAYDDEYSGPALDPAEGARLAGVIGDKGVLFMANHGITTVGESVADAYDRLYYVERAAQVQIYAMWTGQRLKQLPAPVVAKTQRDYRDDHLYKGPTPSQRHFDALKRLLDRKEPDYAE is encoded by the coding sequence ATGCAGTTCAGGGTCTCGCCAAACTCGCTCCGCAACAGCCTGAGCGAGGAGCAATGGCAGGCGCGGGTCGATCTCGCCGCCGCTCATCGTCTCGCCTACATGCATGGCTTCTCCGAAGGCATCTTCAATCATCTGACTCTTGTGGTGCCGGGCGCGAGCGACCGTTACTACCAGATCCCGTTCGGCATGCACTGGTCGGAGGTGACGGCGTCCTCCTTCATGGAAGTCGGCATCGACGACGGCGAGGTGAAGAGCGGCGAGGGCGAGGTCGAGCGTTCCTGCTTCTGCATCCATGCGCCGATCCACAAGGCGCTGCCGAAGGCGAAGGCCGTGTTTCACACCCACATGCCCTATGCCAGCGCGTTGACGCGGCTGGAGGATCCCCGCATCAAGGAGATCGGCCAGACCGAGGTCGGGCTATCAGGCCTCATTGCCTATGACGACGAATATTCCGGGCCCGCGCTCGATCCGGCCGAAGGCGCGCGGCTCGCTGGTGTGATCGGCGACAAGGGCGTCCTGTTCATGGCCAATCATGGCATCACGACCGTCGGTGAGAGCGTCGCAGATGCCTACGACAGACTCTACTATGTCGAACGCGCCGCACAGGTGCAAATCTACGCGATGTGGACAGGGCAGCGCTTGAAGCAGCTTCCGGCGCCGGTGGTCGCGAAGACGCAGCGCGATTACAGGGACGATCATCTCTACAAGGGGCCGACGCCCTCGCAGCGTCACTTCGATGCGCTCAAGCGCCTGCTGGATCGCAAGGAGCCGGATTACGCGGAGTAG
- the phnF gene encoding phosphonate metabolism transcriptional regulator PhnF, giving the protein MSLQDTASSGVALWRLVADGIERGIADGRFAAGEKLPGEMEIAETYRVNRHTVRRALAALAERGLVRAERGSGTYVEAQRLAYPLRSRTRFSEIVGAGGREPRGQLIEASEEAASRELARELGLKSGAPLIRIEALRLADRTPICVSTSWLSAELFPDAGNVFAATRSMTKLLAHYGVRDYARGSTRITAGIVDATDAARLDLALGRPILVVDSTDVDPQGKPLVTKRSRFAAERVEFLIENG; this is encoded by the coding sequence ATGAGCCTGCAGGACACCGCCTCATCCGGCGTCGCGCTGTGGCGCCTCGTTGCCGACGGCATCGAGCGCGGCATCGCCGACGGCCGCTTTGCCGCCGGCGAAAAACTGCCGGGCGAGATGGAGATCGCCGAGACCTATCGCGTGAACCGCCACACCGTGCGGCGCGCGCTCGCGGCGCTTGCCGAACGCGGCCTGGTGCGCGCCGAGCGCGGCAGCGGCACCTATGTCGAGGCCCAGCGCCTCGCCTATCCCCTTCGTTCACGGACCCGCTTCTCCGAGATCGTCGGCGCCGGCGGCCGCGAGCCGCGCGGACAGTTGATCGAGGCATCGGAGGAAGCGGCAAGCCGCGAACTCGCGCGCGAACTCGGCTTGAAAAGCGGCGCACCGCTGATCCGGATCGAAGCGCTGCGGCTCGCCGACCGCACGCCGATCTGCGTCTCGACGTCCTGGCTATCGGCCGAACTGTTTCCGGACGCCGGCAACGTCTTCGCCGCGACGCGCTCGATGACAAAACTGCTGGCGCATTACGGCGTCCGCGACTACGCGCGCGGCTCGACGCGGATTACGGCAGGGATCGTCGACGCCACAGATGCGGCGCGGCTCGATCTTGCGTTGGGGCGGCCGATCCTGGTGGTGGATTCGACCGATGTCGATCCGCAGGGGAAGCCGCTGGTGACGAAGCGCTCGCGATTTGCCGCGGAGCGGGTGGAGTTCTTGATCGAGAACGGGTGA
- the phnG gene encoding phosphonate C-P lyase system protein PhnG: MTQQDSQQIQRKAAMAVLVHAEAGEIAARLRNIALPAYEALREAENGLVMLRGRIGGDGAPFNLGEATVSRAAVRLPSGEVGFGYTLGRDGEKARLIALCDALVQSKDFGTAVEREVVAPLRASLAAQRKRRAAETAATKVDFYTMVRGEG; this comes from the coding sequence ATGACCCAGCAGGACAGTCAGCAAATCCAGCGCAAGGCCGCGATGGCCGTGCTGGTGCACGCAGAGGCGGGCGAGATCGCCGCCCGTCTCCGCAACATCGCCCTGCCGGCCTATGAGGCGCTGCGGGAGGCAGAAAACGGCCTCGTTATGCTGCGCGGCCGGATCGGCGGCGACGGCGCGCCGTTCAATCTGGGCGAGGCGACCGTGTCGCGCGCGGCCGTGCGGCTCCCCAGTGGCGAGGTCGGTTTTGGCTACACGCTCGGCCGCGACGGAGAGAAAGCCAGGTTGATCGCGCTGTGCGACGCGCTGGTGCAGTCGAAGGACTTTGGGACCGCTGTCGAGCGGGAGGTCGTTGCGCCGCTCCGCGCGAGCCTCGCCGCGCAGCGCAAGCGGCGGGCCGCCGAGACGGCGGCGACGAAGGTTGATTTCTACACCATGGTGCGCGGTGAAGGGTGA
- the phnH gene encoding phosphonate C-P lyase system protein PhnH, whose product MTTIAELPPGFADKVLSAQSTFRSVMDAMARPGSVQRIAPVAGTPGPMMRGTAAIALTLFDHDTPLWLDAQMRESSDVLKWLKFHTGAPVVHDSSVASFALIADGAALPPLERFALGSNEYPDRSTMVILQVESLSDGCAYELRGPGIDGAAQFQAAIKPADLFERLRINEALFPRGIDVVLVADVSVVAIPRTTRLVTKGSQ is encoded by the coding sequence ATGACCACGATTGCGGAACTGCCGCCGGGCTTTGCGGACAAGGTGTTGTCGGCGCAGTCGACGTTTCGCTCCGTCATGGATGCGATGGCGCGGCCCGGCTCGGTGCAGCGGATCGCGCCGGTCGCCGGCACGCCTGGTCCGATGATGCGCGGCACAGCCGCGATCGCGCTGACGCTGTTCGACCACGACACGCCGCTCTGGCTGGATGCGCAAATGCGTGAGAGTTCTGACGTTCTGAAGTGGCTGAAATTCCACACCGGCGCGCCGGTGGTGCACGATTCGTCCGTCGCGAGCTTTGCGCTCATTGCCGATGGCGCGGCGCTTCCCCCGCTGGAGCGCTTTGCGCTCGGCAGCAACGAATATCCGGATCGTTCGACCATGGTCATCCTCCAGGTCGAGAGCCTGTCCGACGGATGCGCCTATGAATTGCGCGGGCCGGGCATCGACGGCGCCGCCCAATTTCAGGCCGCGATCAAGCCTGCCGACCTGTTCGAACGTCTGCGCATCAACGAGGCGTTGTTTCCACGCGGTATCGACGTCGTGCTGGTAGCCGATGTATCAGTGGTTGCGATCCCCCGCACCACGCGCCTCGTGACGAAGGGAAGTCAGTAG